In Triticum urartu cultivar G1812 chromosome 6, Tu2.1, whole genome shotgun sequence, the following proteins share a genomic window:
- the LOC125512547 gene encoding peroxidase 31-like, with translation MRRLSLLLLAAAALLAAAVAGVRAGPEMPQAASVAGMGAGPGVPQAAAGGPAAKLSPDFYSQTCPRAERIIAEVVQSKQMANPTTAAGMLRVFFHDCFVTGCDASVLIAPTRFAKSEKDAEINHSLPGDAFDAVVRSKLALELECPGVVSCADVLALASRVLVTMTGGPRYPVPLGRKDSLSSSPTAPDVELPHSNFTVGRILELFLAKGFTVQEMVALSGAHTLGFSHCQEFASRIYNYRDKTGKPAPFDPTMNPGYAKGLQAACKEYLKDPTIAAFNDVMTPGKFDNMYYVNIERGLGLLSTDEDMWSDLRTRPLVERYAANNTAFFDDFARAMEKLSMYGVKTGADGEIRRRCDAYNDGPNTL, from the exons ATGCGCCGCCTGTCCCTCCTCCTCCTGGCCGCGGCCGCCCTCCTCGCCGCCGCGGTGGCAGGAGTGCGCGCCGGGCCGGAAATGCCCCAAGCGGCGTCGGTGGCAGGAATGGGCGCCGGGCCGGGAGTGccccaa gcggcggcgggggggccGGCGGCCAAGCTGTCGCCCGATTTCTACAGCCAGACGTGCCCACGGGCGGAGCGGATCATCGCGGAGGTGGTCCAGTCGAAGCAGATGGCGAACCCGACCACCGCCGCGGGCATGCTTCGCGTCTTCTTCCACGACTGCTTCGTGACCGGCTGCGACGCCTCCGTGCTGATCGCGCCCACCCGCTTCGCCAAATCCGAGAAGGACGCCGAGATCAACCACTCCCTCCCCGGCGACGCCTTCGACGCCGTGGTGCGCTCCAAGTTGGCCCTGGAGCTGGAGTGCCCCGGCGTGGTTTCCTGCGCCGACGTCCTGGCCCTGGCGTCCAGGGTGCTGGTCACCATGACCGGAGGCCCCAGGTACCCGGTCCCGCTGGGCCGCAAGGACTCGCTCTCCTCCAGCCCCACCGCCCCCGACGTGGAGCTCCCGCACTCCAACTTCACCGTGGGgcgcatcctcgagctcttcctgGCCAAGGGGTTCACGGTGCAGGAGATGGTGGCGCTCTCCGGCGCGCACACGCTGGGCTTCTCCCACTGCCAGGAGTTCGCGTCCAGGATCTACAACTACCGCGACAAGACCGGCAAGCCGGCGCCGTTCGACCCGACCATGAACCCGGGCTACGCCAAGGGGCTCCAGGCCGCCTGCAAGGAGTACCTCAAGGACCCCACCATCGCCGCCTTCAACGACGTCATGACCCCCGGCAAGTTCGACAACATGTACTACGTGAACATTGAGCGCGGCCTGGGCCTGCTGAGCACCGACGAGGACATGTGGTCGGACCTGCGCACCAGGCCCCTCGTGGAGCGCTACGCCGCCAACAACACCGCCTTCTTCGACGACTTCGCCCGCGCCATGGAGAAGCTCAGCATGTACGGCGTCAAGACCGGCGCCGATGGCGAGATCAGGCGGCGCTGCGACGCCTACAACGACGGGCCCAACACCCTGTGA